Within the Miscanthus floridulus cultivar M001 chromosome 17, ASM1932011v1, whole genome shotgun sequence genome, the region CTAGTACCAGTCATTCTATAAGCTTGTATGCTTACATTTGTTGATGATACAGTAAGGGGGGCATTTACCACTGTTCTTGGGGCACTTTCAGGGTTATGTTGACCGAGACGATGTGCTTGTTGAATCCCTCACAGTACGTGAGATGCTATACTTCTCGGCACTCCTGCAGCTTCCTGGTTTCTTATCTTCGAAAAAGTCAATCGTGGAGGATGCTATTGCAGCCATGTCATTAGGTGACCATGCTGACAAACTCATTGGCGGAAACTGTTTTATGAAAAGGCTGCCTACCGGAGAAAGAAGGCGGGTCAGCATCGCGAGAGAGCTTGTGATGAGACCACATGTTTTATTCATTGATGAACCACTCTATAATCTTGACAGGTATCTTTCATTTCCAGTCTGATGCATATTTGCCTTTTTTCTGTCTTGTATTTGAAAAGCAACATACAAATGATATCCCTATCCTATAGTATCCGGACACAAGTCCTGAACAGACACAACTAACACACGATACCCCCACATTTGATGTATCACAAACTCTTTGGCATGCTTACTTGGAAGAGCAGTATTATCTATGCCGTTTCTGTAGCTGCTACCTCTGTACATGGGGGTATGGCTGTACATTAAAGTGCAGATGTGTTTATGTAACTTCTTTTTATTTGTCTTGTTTCAGTGTTTCTGCACTGCTCTTAATGGTAACATTGAAGAAACTCGCAAGCACAGGATGCACCATCATATTCACAATGTATCAGAGCAGCACAGAGGTTTTTGGACTCTTTGATCGTATTTGCTTGCTTTCAAATGGGAACACACTCTTTTTTGGAGAAACATTGGCTTGCCTACAGGTGAATGAGTTGTTTTTACATGGTGTCAGTTCCTATCTCTGCTCACGTAATTTTAACTGATTATCAATTTACCTCTTGAATGCAATTATTGCGTCCTAGTGCGCCTAGAATTGCTGAGTTCTGTAGTGTCTAGGACTCTAATGTAGCCCAATCAGACAGCCATGCCAACATACAACCAACACTGCTTGAAACAAATAACCCTGTGTAAAGTAGCAGTTACAGAATAGCTTCCTTAAAAAGTGGCAAACCCATGAGATAGCAGTTTAGTAGTCCTATTGTTGCTCTTCTAGTTCCTACTGTATAGCACTCTGTTTCCGATCAGTACGTGTTCCTCTCATCTTTGCAAATCTTTTTAGTCTGGATTCTCCTTATTTTTCCTATCCTACTGTAGCATTTCTCAAATGCTGGGTTTCCATGTCCAATCATGCAAAGTCCATCGGACCACTTCTTGCGGGCAATCAATACTGACTTCGACAGAATTATAGCCATGTGCAAGAATTTGCAGGTATCTGTTAAAATTCATTTTGAATCCATCTTTTGTATCTTAATTAGTTTCAGTCAATTTGATGGAAGTCTGCCTTGGTCGTAAGAGATAAAAACCTTTTTAGTTATAAGCAGGATGATCAAGGGGATTTTTCGTCAGTGAGCATGGATACAGCAGTGGCAATTCGTACACTGGAAGCAACGTACAAACAATCAGCTGACTCTGTTGCAGTTGAATCAATGATTGCAAAGTTGACAGAGAAGGTAGCGTTTCACGCGTGTATATGATATATGGTTTATTgatttcatgcatgcatgcacactcATAAAATATCTTACAGAGTCGGACTGTCGGAGTTAGAGTCACCCCATGTTGGAATGCTAAACTTTAGCAATGAGAATGCCTTTATCCTTACTCATCTGAAGTTCCTTCCTTTTGGGTAGTTTTTAATCAAGTGACTAGCATGACGATTCTTGAAATATATTTGTGTGTCCCTTTGGAATGATCTACACCATGGTAGGCTGTTCCAAGATCTTGCTTCAAATCCAGATAGGGACAGCGACTGCGTCATTTGGTGTGGCCTAGTGTAATCCCAACCATGCATCTAATTATGCTCGATGCAGAATAATTGAATAAACAGCATTCGCTAATGCATTGACACATCTTGTTGTCTTCCCTACGTGATGTGATGCAGGAAGGCCCTTGCTTAAAAGGTAAGGGCAGGGCCAGTGATGCAGCAAGAATTGTGGTTCTGACCTGGAGATCATTGCTAATTATGTCAAGAGATTGGAAGTACTTCTGGATCAGACTTGCCTTGTATATGCTTATTGCTTTGTCAATCGGCACGATATTTACCGATATTGGTCATTCATTATCATCTGTAATGGTCAGTGTCATTACATTGTTATGTTTTGATTCATTGAATTGAATTTATCATTTTGCGATGTAGCTCATTTTGTTTTCACAGGTGAGGATTTCTGCGATATTTGTGTTTGTATCGTTTGTCATCCTTCTAAGTGCTTCTGGAGTACCTGCTCATATTGATGAGGTCAAGGTAAATACTCTACATTTAAGTGGTGCATGCAGTGTTAGGTATGGCGGCATTTTGCAATGCCCTGGTTGTTGCACAAACATAATTTGACTTTCTGGATTTCTTGCTGGAGGCTGTCTTCTTATTAGTAGGTTCATGAAGTTAAGAGATCATCTGTCCTTAGCACCTCCAGTTAAATCCTAGTAGAATGGAAATATCCTGCAAGTAGCTAAAAGTCTCGTGAAATCAAAATTGCTGTCTTTACTAGGATTCTTATTTTTTTCGTTTTCTCCTATGTAGATTTATTCCCACGAAGAAGCTAATCGGCATTCAGGGACAATGGTCTTCCTGTTAGGGAACTTCCTATCAAGCATTCCTTTCCTATTCCTCGTCTCCATTTTGTCGTCTCTGGTTTTCTACTTCCTGATAGGGCTCAGGAATGAGTTCAGCTTCCTGATGTACTTTGCCATCACCATCTTTGTATGCCTGTTGGCAAATGAAGCGCTTATGATGATTATTGCATACATCTGGCTCGAAACGTACAAGTGCACCTTAACTCTCATTTTCTTATACGTAAGTTTTCTTTCCCTTTGTTTCTTCTGGCGTGCATAAATTGAGTCAGTTGACTTTGAATAAGCATAGTTCTGCTACGATTTCAGGTTATCATGATGCTTGTGGCTGGGTATTTCCGAATACGAGAAAACTTGCCTTATCCTGTATGGACTTACCCATTGTCCTTCATTTCGTTCCACACATATGCAGTCCAGGTAAGCTAAATTAGTACCATACTTATTACTAGGTATTATTATGTAAGTCGTGGTTATATTTTTCATGTGGGACAAAAGTAGTTACGTATGGCGTGGTTTATAACTTGCCAGGGCTTGGTCGAAAACGAGTATGTGGGCACATCCTTTGCTGTTGGACAGATAAGGACCATACCTGGTGTCCAAGCTGTTCGAGGCTCATATGACATTTCATCTTCCGGAAACGCAAAGTGGGTGAACCTCCTGGTTTTGCTACTGATGGCAATCGGATACCGGATTGTTCTCTACTTGTTGCTTCGACTAGATGTAAGGAAGCATGCGAGGATGCTTGGCAACTGGAGGTCATGGTGGCCAAGTGTCCATTCTGCTACTGGTGCTAAGTGATTGAGCTTTTTTTTATGGAGTGTCGTAGGTGTTTAGTGAGTTCTTCTGATTTGTATGTCTGTCTGTCCATAAGCATGTATACGCGTATTGGTTGGCCACAAACACAAAGGCGGGCATAGGTGCAGTTGCTAGTGTATGTAGGTATCATGAGGGGTGTGGTTTTCTACTCTTTCTTTTATGAACAAAACAATATCATTGTTTGACAGTGGATGGAATACATCTATGTTTAGGGGCGGTGGTGGGTCTTGATTCTGAATATGTTTTGCTGCATTTCTTTTGTGATAAAGTTCTGCTGCAGTATGTGCCAATGAACTGTGTAGATACCTGAACCTGAGCAACTCCACTTCTTGTCTCTACTTCACATGAGGGAGCATGCATTGGGGTTCTCATCGCTGAACGGCTGCGGCCCCTGCAGCAACTCGACGCGGTAAGATGGCCCTACTGATCCTCCTCTTCCGTACGACGCCGGGAATATCGTCATCGGGTACTGCTGCTCCTCCGACATCCAAGAAGCCATCTCGTCGTCGTGGTCATAGCCGGGTACAGCTGCGGCCTCTCCTCGCTGCTGTTTCTTCCAGTTCTGGTTCTTCTTCTTGgcgccaccagcagtactgctgGCCTCACCCTGCTCCGTGTTGCCATCATGGTTATCGCCGCCACCATCAGTAGCAGCGGCGGCCTTGACCTTCTTCTTGTTGGTCATGGGCGGGACCACCACGGTGGTGACCCGCCGCTTGAGCTTGGCGCTGAGGACGTCGGGGAGGGCCTTGGCGTCCATGGTGCCCTTCACGGTCACCTGCTCCCTGCCCGTGTCGACGGTCACCTGCTTCACCCCTTCGATCTTGTTGGCTTTGCGTTTGATCCGGTCAGTGCAGCCTTTGCAGTGAAGCTGGATGTTGAGCACCACCGTCGATTCCGGCGGCGGCATCTGCATGCATCCATCCGTCAGACGGTCAGAGTCAGAGTCGGTAAATTAGTTGCGTAAAGTAATCACATCCACATCGATCGCACGCAGTTTTCTTGGACGAAATTAATCGAAGGCATGCCATGCACCAGTTTGTTGCCGTCCTTGTCATGGCGGCCTTTGCCCTTGCTGTCCTTTGCGGCGGCGCCGTCGTCCTTGTTCTTGTTGATACTCCGCCGCCCCTGCTGCTTGGGCTTGGGCGGAGGTCGAGGGGGATTGGCCGGGGAGACGAAAGCGATATCGATGGCGGGCTTGTGCCGCGCCATCCTGGCCTGGATGCGGTCCCTAAGGTCCCAGGGGTCGGCCTTGCCGGCCACCGTCACTGTGCCCGCCGCCACGTCCGTCCTCACGCTCTCCGCGCCCTGCGCGCCCTTGATGGCTTTCCTCACCTTGAGCGCGCACCCGTCGCAGTGCAGCTCCATCCTCAGCACCACTGCCGCTGCTGCTTCATCACCGTCGCCCTTCTTCTTCGCCGTCTTGGTTGTCGCCTCTGTCCGCCGCTCGTCTTCTGCACCGCCGCCTTTCTTCGTCTTCATTCTCTTTCTTCCTAGCTAGCACTTTTCCGCCCAGAGCATCAAAAATAATTAATAAATTAGTTAACAGCAGGAACTAAACTAATTAATCGAATAGTATGTACGTACACAAGATGAGAACCAATATAATCAATGTACGTGCGGTGTATATATAGGATTATTGATTGATGAGCGAGCGAATGCATGCATGCCATTGCCAGATCGGAGGATCGTATCGACAGACAGGTGGATCGATCGGGCAGACTTAACTACTCACACTAGCTAGTCATGTTTACGCGTCTGCTGGGACGTTTTCGGAGGCAggcaggagggagggaggggggctAGCCAGGGAGTGAGCgatcatcgaggaggaagacgaGGAAGGAAGAAGCTATTGGGGCCGTTCAACTTGGACCAATTACTGCCTGGTTTTGAGGATGAACGAACGAGACTCCTGTTTTCTCGGGGTGTTTGGTTGGGTTTTACCTCGGGTAAGAGGACGGGTTGATACTGCAGATCTTCGGTGTGAGGTGGGTGACGCAGGGGACTAGGCCGGGGAGCCAACATCGACGAACTGGAGAGTGGGGGAGCAGAGACGACGGAGGCAAACACTTTGGTGGCGAGCGGTGCGGGGCTGGCGTGGTGTCACTtttcctctctcctctcttcttctcgccATTGGAGCTGGGGGAAAAAACTGGCTTTACTTCTCTCACCGGCTCCGTGAGGGAAGGAGAGAGGTAAAAGAATTCTGTGAACAGTGCTTTATAGTATTTGAACAGTAGCTTCGTCAGATGAATTCAGAACCGGTGAATCTCGAGGGCCGAAATGAGGCTACCCGTTGGGAGCCACTTACAACACGTGAGGGCATGGGCCGACAACTTTAGATTACGGTGTTAATATCTTCATCCATCCTATTTAATTTATTCATCTCAACCAAAGAGAAAACAAGGATGACTGTATCATCTTGAACCAATCGTTAGCTTAGACGGCCCCGTCTAAAAAAAATGCAACCATTTTATCCCATATTGTCTCACAAAAAATAAATTCACTTATGCACAAACTCTAGGTTTGCCCCAGGATCTAACAATATATGACAACCGTGTGTTCCCTCAAATAAGTTTGGGCTTTATCTCACCATTTTAGAGCCTAAAACCATACTCCCTCTTCCCCAAAATAGAAGACGTTCTTACTTCCGAAGTcaatttttttaactttgaccaattacaTATAATGAAATATTAATATTtaaatacataattagtatcattagattaaccgttgaatatactttcgtaataaacatatttggagatataaatgttgcacgtattttctacaaaattagtcaaagttgagatagtttttttttttctcgaacacgcaggagagctacaTATCATTATATTAATAGAAGGATAAGAGTTGTACAGAGACCCAAAAACACACACATCTACATAAACTAACATGACTTAATTACCAGAAAACAGAAAGGTGAGACCTAACCTAGAAAAAGTTGAGACAATTTGACTTACACGCATCCCATAACGTCTTCAGCATATATTTATTCAACTCACGTGTAAATCCAAACTTAATACCTTTCCTCGTATCCACACCCTTTTCATTAAATTGATCAAAACAACTTATGGCACCCGCAATTGGTGACTCATAGGCTGctaagtattttttttttcatattttaatagaagagagaaaacaattaggtgcctgtttagttcccaaaattttgcaaaaaaattcaagattcctcgtcatatcgaatctttggacgcatgcatgaagcattaaatataaataaaaaataaaactaattacacagtttagacgaaattcacgagacgaatcttttaagcctaattagactatgattggac harbors:
- the LOC136517107 gene encoding ABC transporter G family member 3-like, whose translation is MEVAASSDQYRSSSSSASSPARRYYLPKPGALRRPISFEDSPDWDDIHPDGTIHLATAASASISIASSAYPSPSPSLPPGLPSASAACRDRKLAGATLVWKDLTVSSLAATTNRFSDRLVKSSNGYALPATLTVIMGPARSGKSTLLRAIAGRLSATERIYGEVFVNGAKSPLPYGSYGYVDRDDVLVESLTVREMLYFSALLQLPGFLSSKKSIVEDAIAAMSLGDHADKLIGGNCFMKRLPTGERRRVSIARELVMRPHVLFIDEPLYNLDSVSALLLMVTLKKLASTGCTIIFTMYQSSTEVFGLFDRICLLSNGNTLFFGETLACLQHFSNAGFPCPIMQSPSDHFLRAINTDFDRIIAMCKNLQDDQGDFSSVSMDTAVAIRTLEATYKQSADSVAVESMIAKLTEKEGPCLKGKGRASDAARIVVLTWRSLLIMSRDWKYFWIRLALYMLIALSIGTIFTDIGHSLSSVMVRISAIFVFVSFVILLSASGVPAHIDEVKIYSHEEANRHSGTMVFLLGNFLSSIPFLFLVSILSSLVFYFLIGLRNEFSFLMYFAITIFVCLLANEALMMIIAYIWLETYKCTLTLIFLYVIMMLVAGYFRIRENLPYPVWTYPLSFISFHTYAVQGLVENEYVGTSFAVGQIRTIPGVQAVRGSYDISSSGNAKWVNLLVLLLMAIGYRIVLYLLLRLDVRKHARMLGNWRSWWPSVHSATGAK
- the LOC136517108 gene encoding heavy metal-associated isoprenylated plant protein 3-like — encoded protein: MKTKKGGGAEDERRTEATTKTAKKKGDGDEAAAAVVLRMELHCDGCALKVRKAIKGAQGAESVRTDVAAGTVTVAGKADPWDLRDRIQARMARHKPAIDIAFVSPANPPRPPPKPKQQGRRSINKNKDDGAAAKDSKGKGRHDKDGNKLMPPPESTVVLNIQLHCKGCTDRIKRKANKIEGVKQVTVDTGREQVTVKGTMDAKALPDVLSAKLKRRVTTVVVPPMTNKKKVKAAAATDGGGDNHDGNTEQGEASSTAGGAKKKNQNWKKQQRGEAAAVPGYDHDDEMASWMSEEQQYPMTIFPASYGRGGSVGPSYRVELLQGPQPFSDENPNACSLM